GACGGCGGGACGGCGCTGCTGCTGCGCCGGCCGCCGCTGGTGATTCCCGCGCGCTTCGGGCCGGAGAGCTGCGCCGCGCACGAGGCCGCGGCGCGCGAGCGAGGGGTCGGCGCCATCGTGCTCGGCTCGCTCGCGCAGAGCGCGCGCACCGATCTCGACACACCCGAGGACGCCGAGCGGCTGGCGACCTCCAACAGCGCCGGCCGCACCGCCGCGCTGCTCCGGGAGCTGCTGCGATGACGTCGATTCGACTGACCGCGCTCGAAGGCCTGCCCGAGATCCCGATCGGCGACGACCTGCCGGCGCGGCTGGCCGCGCTCGTCCCGCCCGGCCCGGGAATCCTGGTCGTGGCGCAGAAGATCGTCTCGAAGGCCGAGGGTCGGATCGTGCGCCTGTCAGAGATCTCGCCGTCGCCGCGCGCGCTCGAGCTCGCGCGCGAGCTCGGCAAGGAGCCGCGGCACACGGAGCTGGTGCTGCGCGAGTCGAAGCGCGTGGTGCGCACCGCGCCGGGCGTGCTGATCACCGAGACGAAGCACGGGCTGATCTGCGCGAACTCCGGCGTCGACCTATCGAACGCGCCGGGCGACGACCTGGCCGTGCTGCTCCCGCTCGATCCCGACGCCAGCGCCGAGCGGATCCGGGCGGCGCTCGGGCCATCGCGCGCCGTGATCATCAGCGACACGTTCGGGCGTCCCTGGCGCGAGGGCCTGGTCGACGTCGCGATCGGCGTCGCCGGCCTCGCGCCGCTTCGCGACTACATCGGCCAGACCGACCGCGCCGGGCGCGAGCTGCAGGTGACCGTGATGGCGCGCGCCGACCAGATCGCGGCGGCCGCCGGGCTGCTGATGGAGAAGGACAAGGGCCAGCCCGCGGTCTGGGTCGAGGGCGTCGCGATCGAAGGGCGCGGGAGCCTGCGCGATCTGCTCCGAGATCCCGCGCGCGACCTGTTCCGCTAGAGCGGCCCGCCGTCCGGGCGGCGGAACTCGAGGCCGCTCCACTCGAGCAGCCACGCGGCGAGCGCGCCGAGCCCCGCTCCGGTCTTCGCCGAGACCGCCGCGACGCGCTCGAGCGGAAGCCCGAGCGACGTCGCCAGCGCGCGGCGCTCGCGCTCGAGCTCGCCCCGGCCGAGCTTGTCGCACTTGGTGAGCACCGCGCGCGCGTCGATTCCCACCTCGCGAAGCCAGACGACGAGCTCGCGTTCCTCGTCCTGCGCGCCGCGGCGCACGTCGACGAGCACGAGCGCGCCGCGCAGCGACTCGCGACCCGCGGCGAGATACGAGTCGACCAGCGGCGCGAAAGCGCGCCGCTCCTGCTTGCTGATCGCCGCGTAGCCGTAGCCCGGCAGGTCGACCAGGTACATGCGCTTCTCGACCAGGTAGAAGTGCACGCGCCGGGTCCGACCGGGAGAGTTGCTGGTCCGCGCCAGGCCTTTGCGCCCGACGA
This Deltaproteobacteria bacterium DNA region includes the following protein-coding sequences:
- the cofE gene encoding coenzyme F420-0:L-glutamate ligase, translating into MTSIRLTALEGLPEIPIGDDLPARLAALVPPGPGILVVAQKIVSKAEGRIVRLSEISPSPRALELARELGKEPRHTELVLRESKRVVRTAPGVLITETKHGLICANSGVDLSNAPGDDLAVLLPLDPDASAERIRAALGPSRAVIISDTFGRPWREGLVDVAIGVAGLAPLRDYIGQTDRAGRELQVTVMARADQIAAAAGLLMEKDKGQPAVWVEGVAIEGRGSLRDLLRDPARDLFR
- a CDS encoding YihA family ribosome biogenesis GTP-binding protein, with protein sequence MRTPVQPRAGMGSEANFGPKQRQSRAHEERDLDADLAIDAADRSLFPSEGLPEVAIIGRSNVGKSTLINKLVGRKGLARTSNSPGRTRRVHFYLVEKRMYLVDLPGYGYAAISKQERRAFAPLVDSYLAAGRESLRGALVLVDVRRGAQDEERELVVWLREVGIDARAVLTKCDKLGRGELERERRALATSLGLPLERVAAVSAKTGAGLGALAAWLLEWSGLEFRRPDGGPL